From the Mya arenaria isolate MELC-2E11 chromosome 17, ASM2691426v1 genome, the window GCTTAAGCATTGTATCACGCCAATGATTGTTATCATACCTTTCTTCGATGGGCTTTTGGTGTCGCTGTGAAAAACAAAGTTTACCTATCGAGAAaagtaaaacatgaaattaccttaaattttattgaatacaatacatgtaacatgGTCATAGCAGTATCGTATTATTTAACTAAATTGTGAAAatcaatgcaaaataaatgcGTCCATTTAAATAGGAAGTAGTATTAGCAATAGCATCTAAGTATATTACAACAACATACAGTGTTGAATGCGATTGTATATactaggtgtttttttttatttcatgtttcagAATATTATTCTTATTCCTTGAAAAACTCCGGTTTATTTGGAAAGTTGTAAACACGGTCTGGAATACCTTCGTACTACACATATGTTTGTATACAATAACAGATGTATAtccaaatataatttcataatagcTGACCGATACTTTTACCAATGGTACATGCCTGTCAGcttgcaataaaacaatcctCCAACAAGAAGACATAACACAAGACCCACAATGACGGACATCAAAATCACAACTAGATACATATCAAGGACCTCATTGGTAGTTTGTGTTACTGTCGAAACGGTGCTGGTTGGTTGATCTGCAGACATTATGAATGAAGATACATGTCTTAGATTTAGTACACAACATTATCCTTGCTGGACAGTAAAGATGTTTACTTCcagacatatttaaaagtactttAAGGTAAGATCAACTACTACTTAGACATATagcagtattttatattttggtagCAATTATACGTTTCAATACAACAACAGCAAATACTTATTCGAAGAGCATCTCCCAAAAATGTTACATACGATGCAGATACCACTGATACAAACCTTTCGAACATGCGATAGATACCCCGTTGCCAGAACAACCACCAGATCCATAAGTATAATATGCCAATGGTATAATTTCACAATCTCGTATTAATATATCAGCTTGGTCGCAAATCAATGACACGACTTTAGTATCACTGTTCGATTGATCCATAGTTGTATACCATTTTGCATTGCTGAAAACATATACAGGTGTCATGTTTAATAAAGCAACGCTTAGCAAAAGGGTATGCAAATAGAAGAAATAAAGCCCTTATCAGGTTTAAAACACTTGGGCATcgaaaatcaaaatgatatgcCCGAGATGTATACCAATCGGTAGTCGCAAAAGATAGTGACGTTATTGAGTATAATCCTTTTGTCTTACTTCATAAGATTTAAACAAGAGAAAACTGTTTAATACTGTACAGTAGTAAGCTTCATGCATGGATAACACGGATAACATAACCAGCCAAAGAACAAATAGATTGGTTGAACATTTTACCTGAATCCGAGCTCTTGGTATATCAGATTGGTAGAATGTTTTACCTGAATCCGAGCTCTTGGCATATCAGATTGGTAGAAAGTTTTACCTGAATCCGAGCTCTTGGTATATCAGATTGGTAGAACATTTTACCTGAATCCGAGCTCTTTGCATATCAGATTGGTAGAACGTTTTACCTGAATCCGAGCTCTTGGTATATCAGATTGGTAGAATGTTTTACCTGAATCCAAGCTCTTGGTATATCAGATTGGTTGAACGTTTTACCTGAATCCAAGCTCTTGGCATATCAGATTGGTAGAATGTTTTACCTGAATCCGAGCTCTTGGTATATCAGATTGTTAGAATGTTTTACCTGAATTCGAGCTCTTGGTATATCAGATTGGTAGAATGTTTTACCTGAATCCGAGCTCATGGTATATCAGATTGGTAGAACGTTTTACCTGAATCCGAGCTCTTGGCATATCAGATTGGTAGAATGTTTTACCTGAATCCGAGCTCTTGGTATATCAGATTGGTTGAACGTTTTACCTGAATCCGAGCTCTTGGTATATCAGATTGGTAGAATGTTTTACCTGAATCCAAGCTCATGGCATATCAGATTGGTTGAACGTTTTACCTGAATCAAGACTCTTGGCATATCAGATTGGTAGAACGTTTTACCTGAATCCAAGCTCATGGCATATCAGATTGGTTGAACGTTTTACCTGGATCCAAGTTCTTGACACATCAGATTGGTTGAACGTTTTACCTGAATCCAAGCTCTTGGCATATCAGGTTTGCAGAGTAATTGGTAAAGCCAGCCTCACAAACTGTCCTCCAATTGCTGTTTACAAAGACTTCAACTAACCCGACGTCATCAGACTGACCAATAATGCGGACATTCTTTATTTCATAGTCTTAAATGGCAATAGAGGGATAtttcaataagcattttatcGTATCGAATGACAACATTTTACTCGACGATGCTAACACCACCGCCTATAACCATAACATTGTAAATCTATATCGACATTTAAACTACGAATAACAGATACTCTAACATAAGGTtgctttattcttaaatattccTAAGCCATTTCATGTTTGCTAATAAAATGCTGGTTTAAGTAATGAATAGggcatattgtcaacattcttTTGTCGCCCCTTCTCAAAGCGGCGAGGGACTTTCTGTGACGCCTACTGTTTTAGCGATAACGTTAGCATTTCAAAAATTATATGTAGATTACTTTCCacgttaaatgttaaataacatctgaaaataaacataatagatATATTGATACACAAAAAGCTTcccaatatatgaaataattcatACCCGAACAGGAAAGGTGCAGCGTTTGATATTCTCTGTCATTATTTTCCTTTGTCCACTGACATTGTGAAATGTCTGTCTCAGTTCCATAACAGTCCACTGAAAACATATCTTTGCCCGATTGCAGGAACTCTTGCTCGAAATTTAATCCCACAAACCTAAAAAGCCCAATAACGTTTTACATATTTACTCCGTATAGCGTTCTTTATAAGTTATCTAATGATATTTTGCATTGTAACGTGTTTGCAAGCTGCTTGAGCACAGGATGACCGCGGTAAAATCCCGCAGAAGCAGACTGAGCGCCAGTGCAGGGTGCACGGTGATCGCACGAATTCCCAGAGGTGAAGGTTTGTGTCGTACTGTTGCTCTTTTTTTTAGAAACATACTATATTAGTTAGTAGAGAAATAACTGATTAACATACATTGTTTTAGATTCATACTGAAATTTGCTGTATATTTGCTTATAAATTCAAAGTCAAGCGGGAAATGTCATAATTACACATACCCAAATCCGAGAAATTCGCAAACTTTTTTCACAGTCACTTTTGATGTTCGATTTGAAATGCTCCTCCACAAACCGTCAACGAAATATTTGAACTCTCCTTCATATGCATTATCGTATAATCGTATAATGGATCCAATTTGATAGGTCCAGCTGTCAATTAGATTAGATTAACCAAAGGTTGCAATATTGACCAAATCCAAATTAAAGCTAAAACGATACTTGGTCTCCAAGCAAGCAATCATACTCAATGGATCAGTCAGCagtgttttaaacaaaagatTGTACAAAAGCAATATTCGACTAgtaatttgaatatgtttttcattcattttttttctttccaaagTATTTTTGGTTCTCGTTCAGTGACTGATATGCCGTAGTTATGTGCATATTGTGACGTTTAGGTCTCAGCATTTTGCCTTAAGTGAGTGTTGAGCATTGTCactttgctactgggcttgtcctcGTAATTtcaattgaactattttttatttttttttattttgaaaaagattaaCTTCTAATTTTTGTTTAGCGTTTACCTTTGCATTAAATGCTAACGACGTCTTCTGGTTCACAACCGTCTAGCTCAATTTCAGAAATGTCACACAACTCCAGAGTTTTCTCTGATCCTGTACACGTTATGATCTTCTTCACTGTTGGCGTTTCACCGTTAGTTAATTCAGGCATAGGGTAAGGCTTGCTGTATTCACTGAAATGGTTATGCAAAGGTGGGTGTCTCTGTCAATGAGTTAAATTGCTTAAAtactaaaatttgttttatttaagcaaCTAATCTTCCTCGTTCCTTTAATTCTTTAGGAGAAAGTAACACCCTTGAGAAAACATGTTGTGGTGTGTGGAAAGTCGACATAAAGGAACATATATCGTACGTTATGGCGTATGCGTgatcatatattaaaataagtacGTATATATTCCAGCAAAAACGAACCTTAACGATTATATGGAATGAAGTATAACTTGAGTTTAAGGATTGGACGAACTGGTGTGTTATAAGCCTTTCAATAGATTACATAGAAATAGGTCATTTACTTATCTTCAAAGTTCTCACCCTAATCCAAGACTAGTGCAGGTTACGTTGGCCGCTTCTTCACTAAAACCAAGATCACAAAAGGTTCCAGTATGTCCATCAACGATTCCCGCATATGGTGACGAGCCATTGATTAAGGAAACACCTAAATTTGTAAAAGTAATATCTCGCAAGCAAGCACAAGTGGTGCTATGACTCAAATGATACTTGCATATCATAATTAGATAGCCAACTAATCGTGAAAACCTTCAGTGCACTGTAATGCTATCCAGTGCTGTTTCTTTTCAAACTGTAACATATCAATTAAATCTCACCTAATAATGcacaataaaatgtatgaaacatAATTACCTAGGTTACCCGCACAGTCTGTCCCGTTGCGGTTTAAGCCATATGCACAGTTGCAGGCATTATCCACACAAACCAGGTTGATTTGGTCGGAACATTCGAAATGGTTAGTGCAGGGTGATCCAACGTATCCTTAccaaaaatgaacacaaattaGCAATAATTGATACTCAATATGAAATAGTGTCCTTTGATAACATGAGATGAATGAATAGAGGTGATTGAGTTTATTTTCTGGAGGTCGACATGACGTCTGTTTGCAATCTCTTAAGCAGTGAAATCCTTTGATGGGTAAAGAAATATTCTgccattatatacaaaacaatagctgttttgacaaacaaatatacacatatatgccaaaatttatttaatctcATTAAATTGAGCTGTTTTTAAGCTAAAAGTTTGCAAGTAATTGAACTAATTAagaatattgtttgtttaaataaagcCATATGATTATGATCATGATCACGTTATCACGTGATTTGCATTGGCAGTGATCATTGTACTGCAAAGCGAAACAACTGTTATGTCGCTGgtgcaaacaaatatatttagcGTATTCTGTGGTGTAGGAGACGCATTGTGTTAGTAATATAACTTATGTGTCAAACCGCCAAGGACATAGCGTTTCGCATGGTTAGGGTATGCTGGCGTTCTATTGCATATCACTTATTAGCGTAAGGGCGGGTTAGCGGTCTTGTCAGGATACTAGGGCGACTACAGTTTACGCTACAAACGAAATAACAGAGGGCGTCAAAAGGACTTGAAGTTTTTGCCTGAAAACAAGACTTGTTTGCTCTGGTGGAGGAATGTGTGCGGTTAACAATCGAGCTTTATGTCGAGTTtgtgtatatttatgtttaattaaaagaGAAACATAATGTAACagaatatataaactatttttattttgaaaatttcaaaaattgagTTATTTCGTCGAAAGGTTTGTCCATATCTTGATCGGTACACCAATCACTTCCCCATGTTATCTAACTATAATACTATGGAGAAGGTAAGTATGTCAGAATTGAATTTCGCCTGTCAAGATAAGAATCCGTTGTTTTCGGATTTTGCTACATGAAACATGAATATGAAACGTATATCAACTTTTCCAACAGCAATTTTATGTCGAAATTTAAAGGAATTAAAAATCAGTTAACTTGTTCATAGCTATATAAGGAACTTAAACCATTTTATGACATGAAATACTGTTGGTATCTCTCCGTTGCGTGTAAACGTTTTACTTTAAACTTATAATAAGGAAGATTGATTTCAGTTCAGtttctttgattttattatgtttttttacgaaCCTGATACATCTTAAAggaataaatatacaaatttctCATTGTGCTAACCAAAAATGAAACCGGCTGATTCACGTCCTGTgtcatattaaacaaaacacaatgaaTTTTGTATATgcttcttttctttaaaatggatAGTATTCTGTGCAAGAGAAGATGAATAGTAAAATTTCATTACAACTGCcttataaaagaaatgaatgCAAGCTCCATTTTACGTCCTgcttattgcaataaaatatcgATTAACATGAGTATGTTAACATCATACATGttctttattgcatatattaataataaaagtcGATTTTTAATGCAGCAAGTACCAAGAACAGCCAAATGCATAGGCTAAGAATGGCTTAa encodes:
- the LOC128224049 gene encoding uncharacterized protein LOC128224049, translating into MFSVDCYGTETDISQCQWTKENNDREYQTLHLSCSDYEIKNVRIIGQSDDVGLVEVFVNSNWRTVCEAGFTNYSANLICQELGFSNAKWYTTMDQSNSDTKVVSLICDQADILIRDCEIIPLAYYTYGSGGCSGNGVSIACSKDQPTSTVSTVTQTTNEVLDMYLVVILMSVIVGLVLCLLVGGLFYCKLTGKLCFSQRHQKPIEESAQPSSQNKTQSGGRSPVSVVNKRGECKGDDEEYTTIDDSDDLGLNPQNEYYQLRNTNDGKIHTNDSRTNTSDDYLQPVMGKITSDADVQLDDDGYLEPVPKVQADGYILGKFTG